The Lewinellaceae bacterium genome has a segment encoding these proteins:
- a CDS encoding formylglycine-generating enzyme family protein translates to MIRVPGGTFQMGCKEEKGDQGNCPQDARPLHEVTLDAFSIGKYEVTQELWESVMGNNPSEFQNCPKCPVENVSWDDVQDFIEKLNKRTGKEYRLPTEAEWEYAARGGTKGGQYVYSGSNDLDAVGWYAENSGSKTHPVGGKMANALGVYDMSGNVWEWCSDWYGADYYQNSSKRNPKGPREGSRRVDRGGSWNGNAEFCRVSYRDIWLASYGSSGLGFRLAHSSK, encoded by the coding sequence ATGATTCGCGTGCCGGGCGGTACTTTCCAGATGGGGTGTAAGGAAGAAAAAGGGGATCAGGGGAATTGCCCCCAGGACGCCCGTCCACTTCACGAAGTGACGCTCGATGCTTTTTCTATAGGGAAATACGAGGTGACGCAGGAATTGTGGGAGTCTGTAATGGGGAATAATCCGAGTGAGTTCCAAAATTGCCCTAAATGTCCGGTAGAAAATGTGAGTTGGGATGATGTACAGGACTTTATCGAAAAATTGAATAAAAGAACGGGTAAAGAATATCGACTGCCTACGGAGGCGGAATGGGAGTATGCGGCGCGAGGGGGAACAAAAGGGGGGCAGTATGTGTATTCCGGAAGCAATGACCTGGATGCTGTGGGGTGGTATGCTGAAAACTCAGGTTCAAAAACACATCCTGTCGGAGGGAAAATGGCCAATGCGCTTGGAGTGTATGATATGAGTGGCAATGTTTGGGAATGGTGTAGTGATTGGTATGGAGCAGATTATTATCAGAACAGTTCTAAGCGTAATCCGAAAGGACCTCGTGAAGGCTCTCGCCGCGTGGACCGCGGCGGCAGTTGGAACGGCAACGCGGAGTTCTGCCGGGTCTCCTACCGCGACATCTGGCTCGCCAGCTACGGGAGCAGCGGCCTTGGCTTCCGCCTGGCCCACAGTTCAAAGTAG